One genomic window of Thermodesulfobacteriota bacterium includes the following:
- the phoU gene encoding phosphate signaling complex protein PhoU → MITETQFQKELQELKQQLLKMATLVEVTIHDAVQSLVKRDSDLAHQIFEREKQINEMELVIDDMCLKLLALRQPMAVDLRFITSAMKITTDLERMGDQAVNIAERALSLNQEPQLKPYIDLPRMAEIAQSMVKDVLDAFVNRDVKLARSVCERDDLVDGLNDQVVRELLTYMMSDPKTITRAVHLMIVARCLERIADHATNIAEDVIFMVDAKVIKHHADAKERGA, encoded by the coding sequence ATGATCACCGAAACCCAATTCCAGAAAGAACTCCAGGAACTGAAGCAGCAGCTGCTCAAGATGGCCACCCTGGTCGAGGTCACCATCCACGATGCGGTCCAATCCCTCGTCAAGCGGGACTCGGACCTCGCCCACCAGATCTTCGAACGGGAAAAACAGATCAACGAGATGGAACTGGTGATCGACGATATGTGCTTGAAACTCCTCGCCCTGAGGCAGCCCATGGCGGTCGACCTCCGCTTCATCACCTCGGCGATGAAGATCACCACCGACCTCGAACGGATGGGCGATCAGGCGGTCAACATTGCGGAGCGCGCCCTCTCCCTCAACCAGGAGCCCCAGCTCAAACCCTACATCGACCTTCCCCGGATGGCGGAGATCGCCCAGTCGATGGTGAAGGACGTCCTGGATGCCTTTGTCAACCGTGACGTGAAGCTGGCCCGCTCGGTCTGTGAAAGGGACGATCTGGTGGACGGGCTGAACGACCAGGTCGTGCGAGAGCTCCTCACCTACATGATGTCCGACCCCAAAACCATCACCCGGGCGGTCCACCTCATGATCGTGGCCCGCTGTCTGGAGCGGATCGCGGACCACGCCACCAACATCGCCGAGGACGTCATCTTCATGGTCGACGCCAAGGTGATCAAACACCACGCCGATGCCAAAGAAAGAGGGGCATAG
- a CDS encoding tetratricopeptide repeat protein, whose amino-acid sequence MRWIRFLYFMIPVLGSVLKDLFLRPQSGKENRLHYLLGQADAYDRAGLTDRSIRIYERLLKKSPDSIPIYMNLGGAYLRKGRFDKAIPFYEQVVRLNPRHYQGHYWLAVCYYRMERYFAAIHTLEEVLEFLPTFKDALNLLGECYERIGEGAKAEHYYLKAISAEAQGRVIQAGLLHPPGQDKKRAERIRH is encoded by the coding sequence ATGAGGTGGATCCGCTTCCTCTACTTTATGATTCCGGTCCTCGGTTCTGTTCTTAAAGATCTCTTCCTCCGTCCCCAATCGGGGAAGGAGAACCGCCTCCACTATCTCCTGGGCCAGGCCGATGCCTATGATCGAGCGGGCCTGACAGACCGCTCGATCCGGATCTATGAACGTCTCCTCAAGAAATCCCCTGATTCCATCCCAATCTATATGAACCTCGGCGGCGCCTATCTGCGGAAGGGACGGTTTGACAAGGCGATCCCCTTTTACGAACAGGTGGTCCGGTTGAACCCGAGGCATTATCAGGGCCACTATTGGCTGGCGGTGTGCTACTACCGAATGGAAAGGTATTTCGCCGCCATCCATACCCTCGAGGAGGTCCTCGAATTCCTTCCCACCTTCAAGGATGCCCTCAATCTCCTCGGGGAGTGTTATGAAAGGATCGGGGAGGGAGCGAAGGCGGAGCACTATTATTTAAAAGCGATCAGCGCAGAGGCCCAGGGACGGGTCATCCAGGCGGGGCTGCTCCACCCGCCGGGTCAGGACAAGAAAAGGGCGGAGAGGATCCGGCACTGA
- a CDS encoding family 1 glycosylhydrolase, with protein MGERKFLWGVATSAFQIEGSPFADWATWDERLRAHPDVTHHYHLYKEDLKLLKEIGVNAYRFSIEWSRIQPAQDRWDDMALGRYLEIVRILREEQIEPVITLHHFTHPRWFLEKFPWHREESILKFAEYVKHIVEAFGEVRYWITFNEPNVLLLGGYLDGCMPPGVKDQTSYVHANVNLLLAHAEAYDILHGRNAQAEVGLAQNMAVFAPYRSWSPLDRFLARVAHRYYNLSLLEAIRIGRLRLRFPIFKKIEVDLPLRGKLDFIGVNYYTRIHLQFNPFCRMGVALRYEDREGNGLTDMGWEIYPRGLEQVLREASTFGLPVMITENGIATADRRKKDWYIKSHLDILEGCLKKGMDIRGYFYWSLMDHYEWLKGMDARFGLYRVDFETLERKATPVAKFYSFLIKRRSGTFLL; from the coding sequence ATGGGAGAACGGAAATTCCTCTGGGGAGTAGCCACCTCCGCCTTCCAGATCGAGGGCTCCCCTTTTGCTGATTGGGCGACCTGGGACGAGAGGCTTCGGGCACATCCGGACGTGACCCACCATTATCATTTATACAAAGAGGATTTAAAACTCCTCAAAGAGATCGGGGTCAACGCCTATCGGTTTTCGATCGAGTGGAGTCGAATCCAGCCTGCCCAGGATCGCTGGGATGATATGGCGCTCGGCAGGTACCTGGAGATCGTTCGAATCCTTCGAGAAGAGCAGATTGAGCCGGTTATCACCCTTCATCATTTCACCCACCCGAGGTGGTTTCTTGAAAAATTTCCTTGGCATCGAGAGGAATCCATCTTGAAATTTGCAGAATATGTGAAGCACATCGTCGAGGCTTTCGGGGAGGTTCGTTACTGGATCACCTTCAACGAACCCAATGTCCTCTTACTGGGTGGTTACCTGGATGGGTGTATGCCTCCCGGGGTCAAGGACCAGACTTCCTATGTTCATGCCAACGTAAACCTCCTTCTTGCCCATGCAGAGGCCTACGACATTCTCCACGGGAGGAACGCCCAGGCCGAGGTCGGATTGGCTCAAAACATGGCGGTCTTCGCTCCGTACCGCTCATGGAGTCCTCTCGATCGATTCTTGGCCAGGGTGGCCCACCGCTATTACAACCTCTCTTTATTGGAGGCCATACGGATTGGCCGTTTAAGGCTTCGTTTCCCGATTTTCAAAAAGATTGAGGTTGATCTTCCCCTTCGCGGGAAATTGGATTTCATCGGGGTGAATTACTATACGCGCATCCACCTCCAATTCAACCCCTTTTGTCGCATGGGGGTGGCCCTCCGATACGAGGATAGAGAGGGAAATGGGTTAACCGATATGGGCTGGGAGATCTATCCGCGAGGCCTCGAACAAGTCCTGAGGGAGGCTTCGACCTTTGGGCTTCCGGTGATGATCACCGAAAATGGCATCGCGACCGCTGACCGAAGGAAGAAGGATTGGTACATCAAAAGCCATCTCGATATCTTAGAGGGTTGCCTGAAAAAGGGGATGGATATCCGGGGTTATTTTTATTGGTCCCTCATGGACCATTATGAATGGCTAAAGGGTATGGATGCCCGGTTCGGGCTTTACCGGGTCGATTTCGAAACCCTCGAACGAAAGGCGACCCCGGTTGCTAAATTCTACTCTTTTCTGATTAAGAGGAGATCTGGTACCTTCCTCCTATAA
- the pstA gene encoding phosphate ABC transporter permease PstA, translating to MTPQTQDVEQIRRTIAYNKFRDYVFAIVGLLCTLIGFVLLFTLIIDLFLDGLPRLSWSFFTSYPSRFPEKAGILSAWVGTTLVMVVTAATAVPLGIATGIYLEEYGRKNWFTHLIEINMNNLAGVPSIIYGLLALGLFVYFLKFGESILTGGLTLGLLILPLVVIATRESIRAIPNSIREASYALGATKWQTVKDHILPYSMGGILTGIIIGLSRAIGETAPIITVGALTFIAFLPSSPVTSDFPFLSFKWLFDPFTVMPIQMFNWVSRPQKEFHLNAAAAGIILLLMTLAMNGLAIYLRHRFRKRIKW from the coding sequence ATGACCCCTCAAACCCAGGACGTCGAACAGATCCGGAGAACAATCGCCTATAATAAATTCCGGGACTATGTCTTCGCGATCGTCGGGCTCCTCTGCACCCTGATCGGTTTTGTCCTCCTCTTCACGTTGATCATCGATCTCTTCCTCGATGGCCTCCCGAGACTGAGCTGGTCTTTTTTCACCTCCTACCCCTCGCGATTCCCCGAGAAGGCGGGGATCCTCTCGGCCTGGGTCGGCACCACCCTGGTGATGGTCGTGACGGCGGCCACGGCCGTCCCTCTGGGGATCGCCACGGGCATCTATCTCGAAGAATATGGCCGAAAGAACTGGTTCACCCACCTGATCGAGATCAACATGAATAACCTTGCGGGCGTCCCTTCGATCATCTACGGCCTCTTGGCGTTGGGACTCTTCGTCTATTTTTTAAAATTTGGGGAGAGCATTCTGACCGGCGGATTGACCCTGGGCCTTCTGATTCTGCCGTTGGTGGTGATCGCCACCCGGGAGTCGATCCGGGCGATCCCCAACTCCATCCGGGAGGCCTCCTATGCTTTAGGCGCCACGAAATGGCAGACCGTCAAGGATCACATCCTCCCTTACTCCATGGGAGGGATCCTCACGGGGATCATCATCGGCCTCTCCCGGGCCATCGGGGAGACCGCTCCCATCATCACCGTGGGCGCCCTCACCTTCATCGCCTTCTTACCTTCCTCTCCAGTCACGTCAGACTTCCCGTTTCTCTCCTTCAAATGGCTATTCGACCCCTTCACGGTCATGCCCATCCAGATGTTCAACTGGGTGTCCCGGCCGCAGAAGGAGTTTCACCTCAATGCAGCGGCCGCCGGGATCATCCTCCTTCTCATGACGCTGGCCATGAATGGATTGGCCATTTATTTGAGGCACCGCTTCCGCAAGCGAATCAAATGGTGA
- a CDS encoding peptide chain release factor-like protein: protein MPKKEGHRVDTLKRAVQADLDALKRQVIVESYRSRGPGGQRRNKTETAIRLRHLPSGITVKASDFRLRSQNLKRAWERLRQRLLKREQPAGERVPTPVPRRAKEKRLEAKRRLAEKKRLRKPPFEEP, encoded by the coding sequence ATGCCAAAGAAAGAGGGGCATAGGGTCGATACGTTGAAGAGGGCGGTTCAGGCCGATCTGGACGCCTTAAAAAGGCAGGTGATCGTCGAATCCTACCGATCCCGGGGCCCTGGAGGCCAGCGGAGGAATAAGACCGAGACCGCCATCCGACTGAGACATCTTCCCTCCGGTATCACCGTCAAGGCCTCGGATTTCCGCCTCCGATCTCAAAACCTGAAGCGGGCCTGGGAGCGTTTAAGGCAACGTCTGCTCAAACGGGAGCAGCCGGCCGGCGAACGGGTGCCCACCCCGGTCCCTCGGAGGGCTAAGGAGAAGCGCCTTGAAGCGAAGAGGAGGTTGGCTGAAAAGAAGCGACTCCGGAAGCCTCCCTTCGAAGAACCTTAG
- a CDS encoding PstS family phosphate ABC transporter substrate-binding protein — translation MKILKVFGVGIALGLVIGWMAIGGHPGQASAQEKIIKIDGSSTVYPITEAVAEEFQKMKKGTIKVTVGISGTGGGFKKFTRGETDISNASRPIVKKEMEAAKEAGIEFIELPIAYDGLAVMVNPKNTWVTSMTVAELKKIWEPAAEGKIVKWNQVNPAWPDVPLKLYGPGVDSGTFDYFTEAIVGKSRSSRGDFTASEDDNVLVQGIASDRGALGFFGYAYYAENPDKLKLVAIDGGRGPVLPSEKTVMDGTYTPLSRPIFIYVNKKSAERPEVKEFIEFYLRNASKLVKQVKYIPLPERAYKLAEERFARKVTGTVFGGEPKIGMKIEELLKLEEKK, via the coding sequence ATGAAGATTTTGAAGGTTTTCGGAGTGGGGATCGCCTTAGGGCTGGTCATCGGATGGATGGCCATTGGAGGTCATCCCGGTCAGGCCTCTGCTCAGGAGAAGATCATCAAGATCGATGGGTCGAGCACGGTCTATCCCATCACCGAGGCCGTGGCCGAAGAGTTCCAAAAAATGAAAAAAGGAACCATCAAGGTGACCGTCGGGATTTCTGGCACGGGCGGAGGATTTAAGAAGTTCACCCGAGGGGAAACCGACATCTCCAACGCCTCCAGGCCCATCGTCAAGAAGGAGATGGAGGCTGCCAAGGAGGCGGGCATTGAATTCATCGAATTGCCGATCGCCTATGATGGTCTGGCCGTGATGGTCAACCCGAAAAACACCTGGGTCACCTCGATGACGGTGGCCGAACTGAAAAAGATCTGGGAGCCCGCGGCAGAGGGAAAGATCGTGAAATGGAATCAAGTCAACCCCGCCTGGCCAGACGTTCCTTTGAAACTCTACGGACCTGGGGTCGATTCGGGAACGTTCGACTATTTCACGGAGGCCATCGTCGGAAAATCGAGGTCAAGCCGGGGTGACTTTACCGCCAGTGAGGACGATAACGTCCTCGTCCAGGGCATCGCCTCCGATCGGGGGGCCCTCGGGTTTTTCGGCTACGCCTACTACGCAGAGAACCCGGACAAGTTGAAACTCGTGGCGATCGACGGCGGAAGGGGTCCTGTCCTTCCCTCCGAAAAAACGGTCATGGACGGAACCTACACCCCCCTCTCGAGGCCGATCTTCATCTATGTGAACAAGAAGTCCGCCGAACGCCCTGAGGTAAAGGAGTTTATCGAGTTTTACCTCAGGAACGCCTCCAAGCTGGTCAAACAGGTCAAATATATTCCTCTCCCCGAGAGGGCCTATAAACTGGCCGAAGAGCGCTTCGCCAGGAAGGTGACCGGGACCGTTTTCGGTGGAGAACCCAAGATCGGGATGAAGATCGAAGAACTGCTGAAGCTCGAGGAGAAAAAATAG
- a CDS encoding DUF5132 domain-containing protein, with protein MSLFNNGLRGNILGGLAIGIGAALLAPIVVPVLATIVKPLAKGAIKGGFLLYEKGREIVAETQEVVEDLVAEVKSELAHAHKSEMMAVPEVKEEGGLKS; from the coding sequence ATGAGCCTTTTTAATAATGGATTGAGAGGAAATATATTGGGGGGGTTAGCCATCGGGATAGGTGCGGCACTTCTCGCTCCGATTGTGGTTCCGGTACTGGCGACGATCGTCAAACCTCTGGCCAAGGGGGCTATCAAAGGAGGATTCCTTCTCTACGAGAAAGGGAGGGAGATCGTGGCAGAGACCCAAGAGGTGGTCGAAGACTTGGTCGCAGAGGTCAAATCGGAGTTGGCCCATGCCCACAAGAGCGAGATGATGGCAGTCCCGGAGGTGAAGGAAGAGGGGGGATTGAAAAGCTAA
- the ychF gene encoding redox-regulated ATPase YchF, which yields MGFRCGIVGLPNAGKSTIFNSLTAARAEVASYRFCTIQPNLGIVPVPDPRLEELARRIRPKKVTPTTLEFFDIAGLVKGASKGEGLGNQFLDHIRNVDAIAHTVRCFENSQVLHDFGSLDPVRDIEVVNTELILADLQTLEKRMAKVEKLHRIGGKESGLALEVYREVHALLNGGQMARRLSVTEEKRAILEDLHLLTSKPVFYVANVDPKELRGEGPHLKRLMEWAEERGERVVVICGDLEAELAELREDEREDFRKELGLEGSSLERLIRVGYDILDLVTFYTTVHSELRAWTVPKGTPAPKAAGKIHTDMERGFIRAEVISYDHFIACGSEHQAREKGLVRSEGKEYRIQDGDIVHFRFHP from the coding sequence ATGGGATTTCGTTGCGGGATCGTGGGGCTCCCCAATGCCGGCAAGTCGACCATCTTCAACAGTCTGACCGCGGCCAGGGCGGAGGTGGCCAGTTACCGCTTCTGTACCATCCAACCCAACTTGGGCATCGTTCCCGTCCCCGACCCGAGGCTGGAAGAGCTCGCTCGGAGGATCCGGCCCAAAAAGGTGACCCCGACGACGCTCGAATTCTTCGATATTGCCGGCCTGGTCAAAGGGGCCAGCAAGGGCGAAGGGCTCGGGAATCAGTTTCTCGATCACATCCGGAACGTGGATGCCATCGCCCATACGGTCCGGTGCTTTGAAAATTCCCAGGTCCTCCATGATTTCGGATCCCTCGATCCGGTCAGGGATATCGAGGTGGTGAACACGGAGCTGATCCTGGCCGATCTCCAAACCCTTGAGAAGAGGATGGCCAAGGTGGAGAAGCTCCACCGGATCGGAGGGAAGGAGTCCGGCCTGGCCTTGGAGGTCTACCGGGAGGTCCATGCCCTCCTGAACGGGGGACAGATGGCAAGACGGCTCTCCGTGACCGAGGAGAAGAGGGCGATCCTCGAGGACCTCCACCTGCTCACCTCGAAGCCTGTCTTCTATGTGGCCAATGTGGACCCGAAAGAGCTCAGAGGGGAGGGGCCCCACCTCAAACGCCTGATGGAATGGGCCGAGGAGAGAGGAGAGAGGGTGGTCGTCATCTGCGGGGACCTCGAGGCCGAGCTCGCCGAGTTGAGGGAGGACGAACGGGAGGACTTCCGGAAGGAACTCGGATTGGAAGGGTCGAGCCTGGAAAGGTTGATCCGGGTAGGTTATGACATTCTCGATCTGGTGACCTTTTATACGACCGTCCATTCCGAGCTCAGGGCATGGACGGTTCCGAAGGGGACCCCAGCGCCCAAAGCCGCAGGAAAGATCCACACCGACATGGAACGGGGATTTATCCGGGCGGAGGTCATTTCCTACGACCATTTCATTGCTTGTGGATCGGAACATCAGGCCAGGGAGAAGGGCCTGGTCCGGTCTGAGGGGAAGGAGTATCGAATCCAGGATGGGGACATCGTCCATTTTCGGTTCCATCCCTGA
- the pstC gene encoding phosphate ABC transporter permease subunit PstC, with the protein MATRNPIRKIKERAIESSLLLCALSSIFVTLGIVFILIYEAAGFFRDVSLREFLTGKQWTPLFAQPKFGILPLVTGTLLVTSIAVSVALPIGLIVAVYLSEYAPFRVREIAKPILEILAAVPTVVYGYFALLFLTPILQEFIPNLSGFNALSPGIIMGIMIIPYVSSVSEDAMKAVPMHIREGSYAMGATKFQTAFRVVIPSAFSGIAAAFIIGISRAIGETMVVAIAAGMMPNLTFNPLEPIQTLTAYIVGVSLGDVPHGTLEYKTIFAAGITLFFMTLFLNILGFWFRRRIREAY; encoded by the coding sequence GTGGCGACCAGAAACCCGATCCGAAAGATCAAGGAGAGGGCCATTGAGAGTAGTCTGCTCCTCTGTGCCCTCTCCTCCATTTTTGTCACCCTGGGCATCGTCTTCATCCTCATCTACGAAGCCGCGGGTTTTTTCAGGGACGTATCCCTCCGTGAATTTCTCACCGGCAAACAGTGGACCCCGCTCTTCGCCCAGCCCAAATTCGGCATCCTCCCCCTTGTGACGGGGACCCTGCTGGTCACCTCCATCGCGGTCTCCGTGGCCTTGCCCATCGGCCTGATCGTGGCCGTCTACCTAAGCGAATACGCTCCATTCAGGGTCCGGGAGATCGCCAAGCCCATCCTCGAAATCCTTGCGGCCGTCCCAACGGTCGTCTACGGGTATTTTGCCCTGCTCTTCCTCACGCCCATTCTCCAAGAGTTCATCCCCAACCTCTCTGGGTTCAATGCCCTCAGCCCCGGCATCATCATGGGGATCATGATCATCCCTTACGTAAGCTCCGTAAGCGAAGACGCCATGAAGGCCGTCCCCATGCATATCCGGGAAGGTTCCTATGCGATGGGCGCAACCAAATTTCAGACCGCCTTCCGTGTCGTCATCCCTTCCGCCTTTTCGGGGATCGCGGCCGCGTTCATCATCGGCATCTCGAGGGCGATCGGGGAGACCATGGTCGTGGCCATCGCCGCAGGCATGATGCCCAATTTGACGTTCAACCCCCTCGAACCCATCCAGACCCTCACGGCTTACATCGTCGGCGTCAGCCTCGGAGACGTTCCCCACGGGACGCTCGAATACAAGACGATCTTCGCGGCGGGGATCACGCTCTTTTTCATGACCCTTTTCCTCAACATTTTGGGCTTCTGGTTCCGAAGAAGGATCCGGGAAGCCTACTGA
- the pstB gene encoding phosphate ABC transporter ATP-binding protein PstB encodes MVKNRGEATMTSEPLKAEVKNLNFFYNHLQALKNIHLSIAEKKITALIGPSGCGKTTYLRCFNRMHDLYPNNRYEGEILLYPDRLNILSPKIDPIEVRMRISMVFQKPNPFPKTIFENVAYGLRVRGENRKSYLEEKVVKALKQAALWEEVKDRVHDLAFNLSGGQQQRLCIARALATDPEILLFDEPTSALDPTATSKIEELIIQLKKDVTIIIVTHNMQQAARVSDYTAFMYLGEIIEYDKTEKIFTHPSQKLTEDYITGRFG; translated from the coding sequence ATGGTGAAAAACAGGGGGGAAGCCACCATGACATCCGAACCGCTGAAGGCCGAGGTAAAAAACTTGAATTTTTTCTATAATCACCTCCAGGCCCTCAAAAACATCCACCTCTCCATCGCCGAAAAGAAGATCACCGCCCTGATCGGCCCCTCGGGTTGCGGCAAGACGACCTACCTCCGTTGCTTCAACCGGATGCACGATCTCTACCCGAACAATCGCTACGAGGGAGAGATCCTCCTTTACCCGGACCGGCTGAATATCCTCAGCCCGAAGATCGACCCGATCGAGGTGCGCATGCGGATCAGCATGGTCTTTCAGAAGCCGAATCCCTTTCCCAAGACGATCTTCGAAAATGTCGCCTATGGGTTGAGGGTCCGAGGGGAGAACCGGAAATCCTATCTCGAAGAGAAGGTCGTCAAGGCCCTGAAGCAGGCCGCCCTTTGGGAGGAGGTCAAGGACCGGGTTCACGACCTGGCCTTCAACCTCTCCGGGGGGCAGCAGCAGAGGCTTTGCATCGCCCGGGCTTTGGCGACGGATCCGGAGATCCTCCTCTTTGACGAACCGACCTCCGCCCTCGACCCGACCGCCACCTCCAAGATCGAGGAGCTGATCATCCAGCTCAAGAAAGACGTCACCATCATCATCGTCACCCATAACATGCAACAAGCGGCACGGGTCTCCGATTACACCGCCTTCATGTATTTGGGGGAGATCATCGAATACGATAAGACCGAGAAGATCTTCACCCACCCTTCCCAAAAATTGACCGAGGACTATATCACCGGTCGGTTCGGTTAG
- a CDS encoding diadenylate cyclase has translation MKQQNRLMVEIACTAVNKTKSKGILLYGDLIEDYEGLAKIGQERKVDLMLAIQDENSFQEACAFFKNVLRIPNFPLGRTNQIKMAIIQALSKGLVQKGDRWVCLSGMPKSKALDNLLILDLGKEFEILSSPDLPIISEIVRPEVFEAILNLALEISNEGKEGRKPIGTIFVLGKHEETLKFSHPMVINPFQGYPEEERNVLDHRLKETVKEFATIDGAFIFREDGVILAAGRHLDASGEDLEIPLGLGSRHRAAAGITRLTEALAIVISEETGSIRIFHRGKILLEIGKGE, from the coding sequence GTGAAACAGCAGAACCGACTGATGGTGGAGATCGCCTGCACGGCGGTGAACAAGACCAAATCGAAAGGCATCCTGCTCTACGGAGACCTGATCGAGGACTACGAAGGCCTCGCCAAGATCGGACAGGAGAGGAAGGTCGACCTCATGCTGGCGATCCAGGACGAAAACTCCTTCCAGGAGGCCTGCGCCTTCTTCAAAAACGTGCTCCGGATCCCGAATTTCCCTCTGGGCCGGACCAATCAGATCAAAATGGCAATCATCCAGGCCCTCTCCAAAGGGCTCGTCCAAAAAGGAGACAGGTGGGTTTGCCTCTCCGGCATGCCCAAGTCCAAAGCCCTTGACAACCTCCTGATCCTCGACCTCGGAAAGGAGTTCGAGATCCTCTCCTCCCCCGACCTACCGATCATCTCCGAAATCGTCCGGCCGGAGGTCTTCGAGGCGATCTTGAACCTCGCCCTCGAAATATCGAACGAGGGCAAGGAGGGCCGGAAACCGATCGGGACCATCTTCGTCCTGGGCAAACACGAGGAGACCCTCAAGTTCTCTCACCCGATGGTGATCAATCCCTTTCAGGGTTACCCTGAGGAAGAGAGAAATGTGCTCGATCACCGCTTGAAGGAGACGGTTAAAGAGTTCGCCACCATCGATGGGGCGTTCATCTTTCGCGAAGACGGGGTGATCCTTGCCGCGGGTCGGCACCTCGACGCCTCAGGGGAGGACCTCGAGATCCCCCTTGGTTTGGGAAGCCGCCACCGGGCCGCGGCCGGGATCACGCGATTGACCGAGGCCCTTGCCATCGTCATCTCAGAGGAGACGGGCAGCATCCGGATCTTCCATCGCGGAAAGATCCTTCTGGAGATCGGAAAGGGAGAATAG